One window from the genome of Castellaniella sp. MT123 encodes:
- a CDS encoding ABC transporter ATP-binding protein, producing MSAPALEISNLQAWYGESHVLHGVNMRVDPGQVVTLLGRNGAGRTTTLRALLGLTSRRTGSVRIHGTESIHLPTYRIAHLGIGYCPEERGIFASLSCEENLLLPPTVGNTLGGGMSLAEIYDMFPNLLERRHSPGTRLSGGEQQMLAVARILRTGANLLLLDEISEGLAPVIVQALARMITTLKSKGYTIVMVEQNFRFAAPLADHFYVMEHGQIVEEFPAAQLQEKQTTLDSLLGV from the coding sequence ATGAGCGCACCCGCACTCGAAATCTCCAACCTGCAGGCCTGGTACGGTGAATCCCATGTCCTGCATGGCGTCAACATGCGCGTCGATCCCGGCCAGGTGGTCACGCTGCTGGGGCGCAATGGCGCCGGGCGCACCACCACGCTGCGCGCGCTATTGGGCCTGACCAGCCGGCGCACCGGCTCGGTGCGCATCCACGGCACCGAATCCATCCATCTGCCCACCTACCGCATCGCCCACCTGGGCATCGGCTACTGCCCGGAAGAACGCGGCATCTTCGCGTCGCTATCCTGCGAGGAAAACCTGCTGCTGCCCCCCACCGTGGGCAACACGCTGGGCGGGGGCATGTCGCTCGCCGAAATCTACGACATGTTCCCCAATCTGCTGGAACGTCGCCATTCGCCCGGCACGCGCCTGTCGGGTGGCGAACAGCAGATGCTGGCCGTCGCGCGCATCCTGCGCACGGGCGCCAATCTGCTGCTGCTCGACGAAATCTCCGAGGGCCTCGCCCCGGTCATCGTCCAGGCGCTGGCCCGCATGATCACCACCCTCAAATCCAAGGGCTACACCATCGTCATGGTGGAACAAAATTTCCGCTTCGCCGCTCCGCTGGCCGACCATTTCTATGTCATGGAACATGGCCAGATCGTCGAGGAATTCCCTGCGGCACAACTGCAGGAAAAGCAGACAACACTCGACAGCCTGCTGGGCGTCTGA
- a CDS encoding ABC transporter ATP-binding protein produces MGTDQSIILETRQLTKAFLGFVAVDAVDLKVQRGHIHALIGPNGAGKTTCFNLLTKFLTPTRGQILFDGQEITGDRPAEIARKGIIRSFQISAVFPQLSVLDNVRIALQRNTGTSFHFWRSDNTLNHLNARAMELLDEVGLADFADEITVNLPYGRKRALEIATTLAMEPSLMLLDEPTQGMGHEDVDRVTQLIQQVGAGRTILMVEHNMKVVSSIADRITVLARGAVLAEGDYTTVSNNPAVMEAYMGTTQGELEGAHA; encoded by the coding sequence ATGGGCACGGACCAATCCATCATCCTCGAAACTCGCCAGCTAACCAAGGCCTTCCTTGGATTTGTCGCCGTCGACGCCGTCGATCTGAAGGTCCAGCGCGGCCACATCCACGCGCTCATCGGCCCCAACGGCGCGGGCAAGACCACCTGCTTCAATCTGCTCACCAAATTCCTGACGCCCACCCGCGGCCAGATCCTCTTCGACGGCCAGGAAATCACGGGCGACCGTCCCGCCGAGATCGCCCGCAAAGGCATCATCCGGTCGTTCCAGATCTCCGCCGTCTTCCCGCAGCTCTCCGTGCTCGACAACGTGCGCATCGCGCTGCAGCGCAACACCGGCACCTCCTTTCATTTCTGGCGCAGCGACAATACCCTCAATCACCTGAACGCCCGCGCCATGGAACTGCTCGACGAGGTCGGCCTGGCCGACTTCGCCGACGAAATCACCGTCAATCTGCCCTACGGACGCAAGCGCGCCCTCGAAATCGCCACCACGTTGGCCATGGAACCCAGCCTGATGCTGCTGGACGAACCCACCCAGGGCATGGGCCACGAGGACGTCGATCGCGTCACCCAGCTCATCCAGCAGGTCGGCGCCGGACGCACCATCCTCATGGTCGAACACAACATGAAGGTCGTCTCCTCCATCGCCGACCGCATCACCGTGCTGGCTCGCGGCGCGGTCCTGGCCGAAGGCGACTACACCACCGTTTCCAACAACCCCGCCGTCATGGAAGCCTACATGGGTACGACCCAGGGCGAACTCGAAGGAGCACACGCATGA
- the nth gene encoding endonuclease III codes for MKRAAVEECFRRLREANPEPRTELEYGSTFQLLIAVMLSAQATDRSVNLATRKFFPEHGTPEGLLALEEAGLSDAIRTIGLYKTKARNVIRTCELLLERHGGQVPDRREDLEALPGVGRKTANVILNTAFRQPTMAVDTHIFRVANRTGIAPGKTVLAVEQALLRRVPKDYLLDAHHWLILHGRYVCVARKPKCPQCILSDLCEYPDKTRPGD; via the coding sequence ATGAAGCGCGCCGCCGTCGAAGAATGCTTCCGCCGCCTGCGCGAGGCCAACCCGGAACCCAGGACCGAGCTGGAATATGGCAGTACCTTCCAGTTGCTGATCGCCGTCATGCTCTCGGCCCAGGCCACCGACCGCTCGGTCAACCTGGCAACCCGCAAGTTCTTCCCCGAACACGGCACACCCGAAGGCCTGCTCGCACTCGAAGAGGCCGGACTGTCGGATGCCATCCGCACCATCGGCCTGTACAAGACCAAGGCGCGCAACGTCATCCGCACCTGCGAGCTGCTGCTGGAACGCCACGGCGGCCAGGTTCCGGACCGCCGCGAAGACCTGGAAGCCCTGCCCGGCGTCGGCCGCAAGACCGCCAATGTCATCCTGAACACCGCCTTTCGCCAGCCCACCATGGCGGTCGATACCCACATCTTTCGCGTAGCCAACCGCACGGGCATCGCCCCCGGCAAGACCGTCCTGGCCGTCGAACAGGCGCTGTTGCGGCGCGTTCCCAAAGACTATCTGCTGGATGCGCACCACTGGCTGATTCTTCATGGCCGCTACGTCTGCGTGGCGCGCAAGCCAAAATGCCCGCAATGCATCCTGAGCGATCTGTGCGAATACCCGGACAAGACCCGCCCGGGGGACTGA
- a CDS encoding branched-chain amino acid ABC transporter permease, with protein sequence MTELFGVPIQALLGQLLLGLVNGSFYAVLSLGLAIIFGLLNIINFTHGALYMLGAFVAWLGLQYLGLNYWVMLVISPIVVGLFGILLERLLLRHLYKLDPLYGLLLTFGLALIIEGVFRSAYGVSGQPYSTPALLQGGVNLGFMYLPIYRAWVVVASVLVCLITWFLIEKTHLGALLRAGTENAKLVEAFGVNVPLMISLTFGAGVALAAFAGVLAAPILQVSPLMGSNLIIVVFAVVVIGGMGSIMGSIVTGLGLGVIEGFTKVFWPEASTTVVFIIMVIVLLLRPAGLFGKES encoded by the coding sequence ATGACAGAACTTTTCGGTGTACCCATCCAGGCCCTGCTCGGCCAGCTCTTGCTGGGTCTGGTCAACGGCTCCTTTTACGCCGTCCTCTCCCTGGGGCTGGCCATCATCTTCGGCCTGCTCAACATCATCAATTTCACTCACGGCGCGCTCTACATGCTGGGCGCCTTCGTCGCCTGGCTGGGCCTGCAGTACCTGGGGTTGAACTACTGGGTGATGCTCGTCATCTCGCCCATCGTCGTCGGGCTCTTCGGCATCCTGCTCGAACGCCTGCTGCTGCGCCACCTGTACAAGCTCGACCCCCTGTACGGGCTGCTGCTCACCTTCGGCCTGGCCCTCATCATCGAAGGGGTCTTTCGCAGCGCCTACGGGGTATCGGGCCAGCCCTACTCCACGCCCGCCCTGCTGCAAGGCGGCGTGAACCTGGGCTTCATGTACCTGCCGATCTACCGCGCCTGGGTCGTGGTCGCCTCGGTGCTCGTCTGCCTGATCACCTGGTTCCTGATCGAGAAAACCCACCTGGGCGCGCTGCTGCGCGCCGGCACCGAGAACGCCAAACTGGTCGAGGCCTTCGGCGTCAACGTCCCGCTCATGATCTCGCTCACCTTCGGGGCCGGGGTCGCGCTGGCCGCCTTCGCCGGCGTGCTGGCGGCCCCCATCCTGCAGGTGTCCCCGCTCATGGGCTCGAACCTCATCATCGTGGTGTTCGCCGTGGTCGTCATCGGCGGCATGGGCTCGATCATGGGCTCGATCGTCACCGGCCTGGGGCTGGGCGTCATCGAAGGCTTCACCAAGGTCTTCTGGCCGGAAGCCTCCACCACCGTGGTGTTCATCATCATGGTGATCGTGCTGCTGCTGCGCCCGGCGGGGCTTTTCGGGAAGGAATCATGA
- the phaZ gene encoding polyhydroxyalkanoate depolymerase, which translates to MLYDLHELQRSLLAPFTAFTETGSQLFSNPYSPLAYTPLSRQFAAAYELAHRVGKDYQKPAWNLPFTTIDGRETAVHEDIALAQPFCHLVHFRRETTRQDPRVLLVAPLSGHHATLLRDTVRALLPSHDVYVTDWIDARMVPIADGTFGLDDYVHYIQAFLVHLGPDTHVISVCQPTVPVLAAVSLLASTDAPCQPRTMIMMGGPIDTRRSPTQVNRLATTKPYAWFEDNLIHRVPPRYVGAGRLVYPGFLQHAGFVAMNPDRHVKSHYDFYLDLLRGDDSDAQAHRRFYDEYNAVLDMPAQFYLDTIRTVFQEFRLPRGTWTIDGQLVEPTAIRKTALLTIEGELDDISGEGQTHAAHDLCASLPDGMREAHTAAGCGHYGIFSGRRWRAQICPKISSFIRAHA; encoded by the coding sequence ATGCTGTACGACCTCCATGAGCTGCAACGCTCCCTCCTCGCTCCGTTTACCGCCTTCACGGAAACGGGATCCCAACTCTTTTCCAATCCTTACAGTCCGCTGGCCTACACGCCGCTGTCCCGCCAGTTCGCGGCCGCCTACGAACTGGCCCACCGCGTGGGCAAGGACTACCAGAAACCCGCCTGGAACCTGCCATTCACCACGATCGATGGGCGTGAAACCGCCGTCCACGAAGACATCGCGCTGGCCCAGCCATTCTGCCACCTGGTGCACTTCCGCCGCGAAACCACCCGGCAGGACCCCCGTGTCCTGTTGGTGGCCCCCCTGTCGGGCCACCATGCCACCCTGCTGCGCGACACGGTCCGTGCGCTGCTGCCCAGCCACGACGTCTACGTCACCGACTGGATCGACGCACGCATGGTCCCGATCGCCGATGGCACCTTCGGCCTGGACGACTACGTCCACTATATCCAGGCGTTTCTGGTTCACTTGGGCCCGGACACCCATGTGATTTCCGTCTGCCAGCCCACCGTGCCGGTCCTGGCCGCGGTTTCCCTGCTGGCCAGTACCGATGCGCCCTGTCAGCCACGCACCATGATCATGATGGGCGGTCCCATCGACACGCGCCGGTCCCCCACTCAGGTCAACCGGCTGGCGACGACGAAACCCTACGCCTGGTTCGAGGACAACCTGATCCACCGCGTCCCGCCCCGTTATGTGGGCGCCGGGCGGCTGGTCTACCCCGGGTTCCTGCAGCACGCCGGCTTCGTTGCCATGAACCCGGATCGTCACGTGAAATCCCATTACGATTTCTACCTGGACCTGCTGCGCGGCGACGACAGCGACGCGCAAGCCCACCGCCGCTTCTACGACGAATACAATGCCGTGCTGGACATGCCGGCGCAGTTCTACCTGGACACAATCCGCACCGTGTTTCAGGAATTCCGCCTGCCGCGCGGTACCTGGACAATCGACGGCCAGCTCGTCGAACCCACCGCGATCCGCAAGACCGCCCTGCTGACGATCGAGGGCGAACTGGACGACATTTCAGGCGAAGGCCAGACCCACGCGGCGCACGATCTGTGCGCCAGCCTGCCCGATGGCATGCGCGAAGCGCACACCGCCGCCGGTTGCGGTCATTACGGCATTTTCTCAGGGCGCCGCTGGCGCGCGCAGATCTGTCCTAAAATCTCCTCGTTCATCCGCGCGCACGCCTGA
- a CDS encoding branched-chain amino acid ABC transporter permease produces MNRQLLGYLIAIVVIAVLPELGAYPIFIMKVMCYALFACAFNLLLGYTGLLSFGHAAFLGLAGYTCGQALAVWGWPTASGLVFGTACAALLGLIFGILSIRRSGIYFAMITLALSQMLFFYFLQAPFTGGEDGLQGIPRGSILGLDLNRDINLYYVVMAIFVLGYALIWRTVHSPFGQALKAIRENEPRMISLGYHVDRFKLLAFVLSATLSGLAGATKSVVFVSATLSDATWQMSGMVILMTLIGGMGTLTGPVLGAIIVVALENKVGDIGRFLMQETGIAWFRVLGESVTIVIGLIFVICVLTFRRGIVGEWLHRLQTRRATKAAS; encoded by the coding sequence ATGAATCGTCAACTGCTTGGCTACCTGATCGCCATCGTCGTGATCGCGGTGCTCCCCGAACTGGGCGCCTATCCGATCTTCATCATGAAGGTCATGTGCTATGCGCTGTTTGCCTGCGCCTTCAACCTGCTGCTGGGCTACACCGGCCTGCTGTCCTTCGGCCATGCCGCCTTTCTGGGGCTGGCCGGCTACACCTGCGGCCAGGCGCTTGCCGTCTGGGGCTGGCCGACAGCCAGCGGCCTGGTGTTCGGCACCGCCTGCGCCGCCCTGCTGGGCCTGATCTTCGGCATCCTCTCCATCCGGCGCAGCGGCATCTATTTCGCCATGATCACCCTGGCGCTGTCGCAGATGCTGTTCTTCTACTTCCTGCAGGCCCCCTTCACCGGCGGCGAGGACGGGCTGCAGGGCATCCCGCGCGGCAGCATCCTGGGGCTGGACCTGAACCGCGACATCAATCTGTACTACGTCGTCATGGCCATCTTCGTGCTGGGCTACGCCCTGATCTGGCGCACGGTGCACTCCCCCTTCGGGCAGGCCCTCAAGGCCATCCGCGAGAACGAACCCCGCATGATCTCGCTGGGCTACCACGTCGATCGCTTCAAGCTGCTGGCCTTCGTGCTCTCGGCGACCCTGTCCGGCCTGGCCGGCGCCACCAAATCGGTGGTCTTCGTCTCGGCCACGCTCTCGGACGCCACCTGGCAGATGTCGGGCATGGTCATCCTGATGACGCTCATCGGCGGCATGGGCACGCTCACCGGCCCGGTGCTGGGCGCCATCATCGTCGTGGCCCTGGAAAACAAGGTCGGCGACATCGGCCGCTTCCTGATGCAGGAAACCGGCATCGCGTGGTTCCGCGTGCTGGGCGAATCGGTGACGATCGTCATCGGCCTGATCTTCGTCATCTGCGTGCTGACCTTCCGCCGCGGCATCGTCGGCGAATGGCTGCACCGCCTGCAGACCAGACGCGCCACCAAAGCCGCCAGCTGA
- a CDS encoding NAD(P)H-dependent oxidoreductase, whose amino-acid sequence MAQRLLIIWHSRTGAARQMADAAAVGARAVADELQAGGRFDLRVSPAAEVQPADLLAADGYLFATPENLAALSGAMKECLDRNYYAVLDRLNGRPYGLIITAGSDGDGARRQLERICTGWRLNLIAPALIVPMHAQTPEAILAPKTVPAEWLDRGAELGGTLAALLL is encoded by the coding sequence ATGGCCCAACGCCTGCTGATCATCTGGCATTCACGCACAGGCGCCGCCCGGCAGATGGCGGATGCCGCCGCCGTGGGCGCACGCGCCGTGGCCGACGAACTCCAGGCCGGCGGCCGGTTCGATCTGCGGGTCAGCCCGGCGGCCGAGGTACAGCCGGCCGATCTGCTGGCCGCCGACGGCTACCTGTTCGCCACCCCCGAGAACCTGGCCGCCCTGAGCGGCGCCATGAAGGAATGCCTGGATCGCAACTACTACGCCGTCCTGGATCGGCTCAATGGCCGCCCTTACGGCCTGATCATCACCGCCGGCTCGGACGGCGACGGCGCCAGGCGTCAGCTGGAGCGTATCTGCACCGGCTGGCGCCTGAACCTGATTGCACCTGCCTTGATCGTGCCGATGCACGCCCAGACTCCCGAAGCCATCCTGGCCCCCAAGACCGTCCCGGCCGAATGGCTCGATCGCGGCGCTGAACTGGGCGGCACCCTGGCGGCCCTGTTGCTGTGA
- the fdxA gene encoding ferredoxin FdxA has product MTHVVTENCIKCKFTDCVDVCPVDCFREGPNFLVIDPEECIDCAVCVPECPANAIFAEEDVPQDQVDFIPLNAELSPEFKPINRSIAALDGADDWNGVADKLKYLERA; this is encoded by the coding sequence ATGACCCACGTCGTCACCGAAAACTGTATCAAATGTAAATTTACCGACTGCGTCGATGTTTGTCCGGTGGACTGTTTCCGCGAAGGGCCCAACTTCCTGGTGATCGATCCCGAAGAATGCATCGACTGCGCCGTCTGCGTGCCCGAATGTCCCGCCAACGCCATCTTCGCCGAAGAAGACGTGCCGCAGGACCAGGTCGATTTCATCCCGCTGAATGCGGAACTGTCCCCCGAATTCAAGCCCATCAACCGCTCGATCGCCGCCCTGGACGGCGCCGACGACTGGAACGGCGTGGCCGACAAGCTCAAATACCTCGAACGCGCCTGA
- a CDS encoding RnfABCDGE type electron transport complex subunit B — protein sequence MSSLIDALDALLPQTQCTQCGYDGCRPYAQAMAQGLADTNRCPPGGPRTIEALSHLLDRPAHPLDPDCGTHQPFRVALIDEEHCIGCTLCIQACPVDAILGANQSMHTVIADDCTGCERCVTPCPVDCITMVPAGRDWTPEDAGAARQRYQARNTRLLGRHAESAGPAARTLANKPALATPSDDHDKQDRIAQALARARARRS from the coding sequence ATGTCTTCACTGATCGACGCCCTCGATGCCCTGTTGCCGCAAACGCAGTGCACACAATGCGGCTATGACGGCTGCCGCCCCTATGCGCAAGCCATGGCGCAGGGGCTGGCCGACACCAATCGCTGTCCCCCGGGCGGGCCACGAACGATCGAAGCACTGTCGCATCTGCTGGACCGCCCCGCGCATCCCCTTGACCCGGACTGCGGGACCCACCAGCCTTTTCGCGTTGCCCTCATCGACGAGGAACACTGCATCGGCTGCACCCTGTGCATTCAGGCCTGTCCGGTCGACGCCATCCTGGGCGCCAATCAGAGCATGCATACGGTGATCGCGGACGACTGCACCGGCTGCGAACGCTGCGTGACCCCCTGCCCCGTGGACTGCATCACGATGGTCCCCGCCGGACGTGACTGGACCCCCGAAGACGCCGGCGCGGCCCGGCAGCGCTACCAGGCCCGCAACACCCGGCTGCTGGGCCGGCACGCCGAGTCGGCGGGCCCCGCCGCCCGCACGCTGGCCAACAAGCCGGCGCTGGCCACCCCATCCGACGATCACGACAAACAGGATCGCATCGCCCAGGCTCTGGCCCGCGCGCGCGCACGGCGATCATGA
- a CDS encoding bifunctional (p)ppGpp synthetase/guanosine-3',5'-bis(diphosphate) 3'-pyrophosphohydrolase yields MSVPSQTVLTDPFNPEWFQAASRGLDAAGGALLRQAVDWVREPLRQVRASTGEPLDSHCAAVALILRDLGSDAATRAAALLAVQPVPAGDVARSDPLRKAFGPEITTLVQGVRALLHLGAMAGRAGGDSGADQKEMQRKMLLAMAADLRIVLLRLASRLQSLRWHAATRTPCPPAFARETMALYTPLANRLGIWQLKWEMEDLSFRFLEPDTYKAIALQLEEKRAEREAFIEDVVARLQAALDESHIQADISGRPKHIYSIWNKMRIKHLEFQQLFDLRALRVIVADERTCYAVLALVHALWTPVPDEFDDYIARPKPNGYRSLHTVVADAQGRAFEVQIRTQDMHQFAEFGMAAHWRYKEAGARGGQVSASGDYDQKISWMRQLLAWKEDGGAAPAPEIPHGDRHIYVMTPQARVLELPEGATPVDFAYLLHTDLGHRCRGARVDGQMVPLSTPLRTGQTVEIIAAKSGGPSRDWLNPQLNYLASPRARSKVRAWFNAVELQQRIAQGQTLVEKELQRLGRTAVNQEHLAQQLGFARADDLYVAAAKEEFSLRQIDQVFREPEPAQAPADAARVYASDAGSVARTGKSGVLVVGVDSLLTQLARCCRPAPPDAIEGFVTRGRGVSIHRSDCASWAVLAQRHPERCIQVAWGDTGQALYPVDLSIHAQDRPNLLRDLSEVFARLRLRVVRVTTHSRRSLAHMVFTIEVRDGAQIRQALDAVNELSGVQASRQ; encoded by the coding sequence ATGAGCGTTCCCTCGCAAACGGTTCTTACCGATCCCTTCAACCCGGAATGGTTCCAGGCCGCCTCACGGGGGCTGGACGCCGCCGGCGGCGCATTGCTGCGGCAGGCGGTCGACTGGGTGCGGGAACCGCTGCGCCAGGTACGGGCCAGCACGGGCGAACCGCTGGATTCCCATTGCGCGGCAGTCGCGCTGATCCTGCGGGATCTGGGGTCGGATGCCGCCACGCGGGCGGCGGCGCTGCTGGCGGTGCAGCCGGTGCCGGCGGGCGATGTGGCGCGCTCCGATCCCCTGCGCAAGGCTTTCGGGCCGGAAATCACGACCCTGGTGCAGGGCGTGCGGGCATTGCTGCATCTGGGGGCCATGGCGGGACGCGCCGGAGGCGACTCCGGCGCCGACCAGAAGGAAATGCAGCGCAAGATGCTGCTGGCGATGGCCGCCGACCTGCGCATTGTCCTGCTGCGCCTGGCGTCGCGCCTGCAGTCGCTGCGATGGCATGCGGCCACACGGACGCCCTGTCCCCCCGCATTCGCCCGTGAAACCATGGCGCTGTACACTCCGCTGGCCAATCGGCTGGGTATCTGGCAGCTCAAATGGGAAATGGAGGACCTCTCCTTTCGTTTCCTGGAGCCCGACACCTACAAGGCCATCGCCCTCCAGCTCGAGGAAAAACGCGCCGAGCGCGAAGCCTTCATCGAGGACGTCGTGGCCCGGTTGCAGGCGGCCCTGGACGAATCGCACATCCAGGCCGACATCAGCGGCCGGCCCAAACACATCTACAGCATCTGGAACAAGATGCGGATCAAGCATCTGGAATTCCAGCAACTGTTCGATCTGCGGGCTCTGCGTGTCATCGTGGCCGATGAACGGACCTGCTATGCGGTGCTGGCCCTGGTCCATGCCCTGTGGACGCCGGTGCCCGACGAGTTCGACGACTATATTGCCCGGCCCAAGCCCAATGGCTACCGGTCGCTGCACACGGTCGTGGCCGATGCCCAGGGGCGGGCCTTCGAGGTGCAGATCCGCACCCAGGACATGCACCAGTTCGCCGAGTTCGGTATGGCGGCGCACTGGCGCTACAAGGAAGCCGGTGCCCGGGGCGGACAGGTTTCGGCCTCCGGTGACTACGATCAGAAGATCTCCTGGATGCGCCAGTTGCTGGCCTGGAAGGAAGACGGCGGCGCCGCGCCGGCACCCGAAATTCCGCACGGCGATCGGCACATCTACGTGATGACCCCGCAGGCCCGGGTGCTGGAGTTGCCGGAAGGTGCCACGCCGGTCGATTTCGCCTATCTGCTGCATACCGATCTGGGTCATCGCTGCCGGGGGGCGCGGGTGGATGGGCAGATGGTGCCGCTGTCCACACCGCTGCGGACAGGCCAGACGGTGGAGATCATCGCCGCGAAATCCGGCGGGCCGTCGCGTGACTGGCTCAATCCCCAGCTGAACTACCTGGCCAGCCCGCGTGCCCGGTCCAAGGTCCGGGCCTGGTTCAACGCGGTGGAACTGCAGCAGCGCATCGCCCAGGGGCAGACGCTGGTCGAAAAAGAGCTGCAGCGGCTGGGCCGGACGGCCGTCAATCAGGAACACCTGGCCCAGCAACTGGGGTTCGCCCGGGCCGACGATCTGTACGTGGCCGCCGCAAAAGAAGAATTCAGCCTGCGGCAGATCGACCAGGTGTTTCGCGAGCCCGAACCAGCCCAGGCGCCCGCCGATGCCGCTCGCGTGTATGCCAGTGATGCCGGCAGCGTGGCGCGCACGGGCAAAAGCGGGGTGCTGGTGGTGGGGGTCGATTCCTTGCTGACACAACTGGCGCGTTGCTGCCGTCCGGCGCCGCCGGACGCCATCGAGGGTTTCGTCACCCGGGGCCGGGGGGTTTCCATCCACCGCAGTGACTGCGCATCCTGGGCCGTGTTGGCGCAGCGCCACCCTGAACGCTGCATCCAGGTGGCCTGGGGGGATACGGGGCAGGCGCTGTATCCGGTCGATCTCAGCATCCATGCCCAGGATCGGCCCAATCTGCTGCGTGATCTGTCCGAAGTCTTTGCGCGCCTGCGCCTGCGGGTGGTGCGGGTCACCACGCACAGCCGCCGGTCGCTGGCTCACATGGTGTTCACCATCGAGGTGCGGGACGGCGCCCAGATCCGCCAGGCGCTGGACGCGGTCAACGAGCTGTCGGGGGTCCAGGCCAGCCGCCAGTGA
- a CDS encoding ABC transporter substrate-binding protein produces MKLRTLSAALAVAGLGFGLSAQAAGISDNVIRIGFITDMSGVYGDVDGQAGADAIRMAIADMGGEINGKKIELLTADHQNKADIASARARDWFDTQHLDMLVGGTNSATALAMAGVAAEKKKPFIAIGPGSSLLTNDKCTPYTVHYAYNTTALAHGTGSAVVREGGKTWFFLTADYAFGHSLEQDTAKVVKADGGKVLGEVRAPLSTTDFSSFLLQAQSSGAQVLGLANAGGDFINSVKAAKEFGITKTMKLAGLLVFINDIHSLGLDNTAGLYLTTPWYWNQTDASRAWAKRFFDKHNRAPSFLQAGDYSAARTYLEAVKATGSDDGDTVMQYLKSHKINDMFVKNGYIRKDGLMMHDMYLAQVKRPDQSKAPWDYYNIIRDLPAESVYGPESQSTCPLLKS; encoded by the coding sequence ATGAAACTGCGTACCCTATCCGCTGCACTGGCCGTTGCGGGCCTGGGATTTGGCCTTTCCGCTCAGGCTGCCGGGATATCCGACAATGTCATCCGCATTGGTTTCATCACCGACATGTCGGGTGTGTACGGCGACGTCGACGGCCAGGCAGGCGCCGACGCGATCCGCATGGCGATCGCCGACATGGGCGGGGAAATCAACGGGAAAAAGATCGAGCTGCTGACGGCCGACCACCAGAACAAGGCCGACATTGCCTCGGCCCGCGCCCGCGACTGGTTCGACACCCAACACCTGGACATGCTGGTTGGGGGCACCAACTCCGCGACGGCGCTGGCCATGGCCGGCGTGGCAGCCGAAAAGAAAAAGCCCTTCATCGCGATCGGCCCGGGCTCTTCGCTGCTGACCAATGACAAGTGCACACCCTACACGGTGCACTACGCTTACAACACGACGGCCCTGGCCCACGGCACCGGTTCGGCCGTGGTGCGCGAAGGCGGCAAGACCTGGTTTTTCCTGACCGCCGACTACGCTTTCGGCCATTCGCTGGAACAGGATACGGCCAAAGTCGTGAAGGCCGACGGCGGCAAGGTCCTGGGCGAAGTACGCGCGCCGCTGTCCACCACCGATTTCTCGTCCTTCCTGCTGCAGGCCCAGAGCTCCGGCGCCCAGGTGCTGGGGCTGGCCAACGCGGGGGGCGACTTCATCAATTCGGTCAAGGCCGCGAAGGAATTCGGCATCACCAAGACCATGAAACTCGCTGGTCTGCTGGTGTTCATCAACGACATCCACTCGCTGGGGCTGGACAACACGGCGGGCCTGTACCTGACCACGCCCTGGTACTGGAACCAGACCGACGCCTCCCGCGCCTGGGCCAAGCGCTTCTTTGACAAGCACAACCGGGCACCGTCGTTCCTGCAGGCGGGCGACTACTCCGCCGCCCGCACCTACCTGGAAGCCGTCAAGGCCACGGGCAGCGACGACGGCGACACCGTCATGCAATACCTGAAATCCCACAAAATCAACGACATGTTCGTCAAAAACGGCTATATCCGGAAGGACGGCCTGATGATGCACGACATGTACCTGGCCCAGGTCAAGCGCCCCGACCAGTCCAAGGCACCTTGGGATTACTACAACATCATCCGCGACCTGCCGGCCGAATCGGTCTACGGTCCGGAATCTCAGTCCACCTGCCCCCTGCTCAAGAGCTAA